In Rhodomicrobium lacus, the following proteins share a genomic window:
- the msrP gene encoding protein-methionine-sulfoxide reductase catalytic subunit MsrP → MSDKRPGRPAFTAARSNVLGAPIPSSEITPRALYISRREFIGGAIASLALGLPPSSHAEALAFRKGPFATDEPLTPKKDVTTYNNFYEFGTDKSDPASYAGKLRTSPWSVAIDGLVAKPATLALDDILKLAPLEERVYRLRCVEGWSMVIPWIGLPLSALLGRVEPLGSAKFVAFETLVRPSEMPGQRGFFQPLEWPYREGLRLDEAMHPLTILAVGLYGETLPNQNGAPLRLVVPWKYGFKSIKSIVRISFVERQPPTSWNMQNAREYGFYSNVNPAVDHPRWSQATERRIGEGGLFAPRRPTLAFNGYGEQVASLYAGMDLKTDF, encoded by the coding sequence ATGTCAGACAAGCGCCCGGGCCGACCCGCCTTCACTGCTGCGCGCTCGAATGTTCTGGGCGCGCCGATCCCTTCATCGGAAATCACGCCCCGCGCGCTGTATATAAGCCGCCGCGAGTTCATCGGGGGCGCGATAGCCTCGCTGGCGCTGGGGCTTCCGCCATCCTCGCATGCCGAAGCCCTTGCCTTCCGGAAAGGCCCCTTTGCCACCGACGAGCCGCTGACGCCGAAGAAGGATGTCACCACCTACAACAATTTCTATGAGTTCGGCACGGACAAGAGTGATCCCGCCTCCTATGCCGGCAAGCTCAGGACAAGCCCCTGGTCCGTGGCCATCGACGGGCTCGTCGCGAAGCCCGCGACGCTCGCGCTGGACGACATACTGAAGCTCGCTCCGCTCGAAGAACGCGTCTACCGGCTCCGCTGCGTCGAAGGTTGGTCGATGGTGATTCCGTGGATCGGCTTGCCCCTGTCGGCGCTTCTGGGGCGTGTCGAACCGCTCGGCTCCGCGAAGTTCGTTGCCTTTGAAACACTTGTGCGGCCGTCCGAGATGCCGGGGCAAAGGGGCTTCTTTCAGCCGCTTGAATGGCCGTATCGCGAGGGGTTGCGCCTCGACGAGGCGATGCATCCGCTGACGATCCTCGCCGTGGGGCTTTACGGCGAAACGCTGCCCAACCAGAACGGCGCGCCGCTGCGCCTTGTCGTTCCATGGAAATACGGCTTCAAGAGCATCAAGTCCATCGTGCGGATCAGCTTCGTGGAGCGCCAGCCGCCGACCTCATGGAATATGCAGAACGCGCGCGAATACGGCTTTTATTCCAACGTGAACCCCGCCGTTGATCACCCGCGCTGGAGCCAGGCGACCGAGCGGCGTATCGGCGAGGGCGGGCTTTTCGCCCCGCGCAGGCCGACGCTTGCCTTCAACGGTTACGGCGAGCAGGTCGCCTCTCTCTATGCGGGGATGGACCTCAAGACCGATTTTTGA